A single window of Brevundimonas naejangsanensis DNA harbors:
- a CDS encoding YbhB/YbcL family Raf kinase inhibitor-like protein — MSFTVTSTDFSDGGVLPDAQVKAIGNTSPQLSWSGAPEGTKSFAVTCYDPDAPTGSGFWHWTVANIPAHVRELAAGAGAVGGADLPKGAVQGRTDYGEAGFGGAAPPPGHGPHRYIFTVFAVDVERLDVTEDNSGAVFGFNLHFHTLAKASITATYENRG, encoded by the coding sequence ATGAGCTTCACCGTCACTTCGACCGATTTTTCCGACGGAGGCGTCCTGCCCGACGCCCAGGTCAAGGCGATCGGAAACACCTCCCCGCAACTGTCGTGGTCGGGCGCGCCGGAAGGGACCAAGAGCTTCGCCGTCACCTGTTACGACCCCGACGCCCCCACCGGCTCGGGTTTCTGGCACTGGACGGTCGCCAACATCCCCGCACACGTCCGTGAGCTGGCCGCCGGCGCGGGCGCCGTGGGCGGCGCCGATCTGCCCAAGGGCGCCGTGCAGGGCCGCACGGATTATGGCGAGGCGGGCTTCGGCGGCGCCGCCCCGCCCCCCGGCCACGGCCCGCACCGCTACATCTTCACCGTCTTCGCGGTCGACGTGGAGCGTCTGGACGTGACCGAGGACAACTCGGGCGCTGTCTTCGGCTTCAACCTGCATTTCCACACCCTGGCCAA
- a CDS encoding SAM-dependent methyltransferase, whose translation MLQALLDRTFQTRAIRVRLPDGRELTAGPGEPELTAVLADMKAAVAIAANPDLALGECFMDGTFSIEGGSIYDFLRLTSSQLALRQRSPKLSWLQRIRRGAEQANDRLHARSNVHHHYDLTVDFYRLFLDEDLQYSCAFFETPDATLEEAQAAKKRRLIDKLLLEPGHAALDIGAGWGGLGLSMVERGARVTGVTLSTEQHRTANERAAALGVADRADFRLQDYRDLDQTFDRIISVGMFEHVGAPNYQEYFDTVARLLDDDGVAVIHAIGRNSPPNRTQPWIRKYIFPGGYIPALSEVLPAIEQAGLWVTDMEILRLHYAETLLHWRERFLARRGEALAMYDERFCRMWEFYLACSEVAFRELGHMVFQLQLSKKQTAVPLSRDYLCG comes from the coding sequence ATGCTGCAAGCCCTGTTGGACCGAACCTTTCAGACGCGGGCGATCCGGGTGCGGCTTCCGGACGGCCGAGAGCTGACGGCGGGGCCGGGCGAACCGGAGCTCACGGCCGTGTTGGCGGACATGAAGGCGGCGGTCGCCATCGCCGCCAACCCCGACCTGGCCTTGGGCGAGTGCTTCATGGACGGGACGTTCAGCATCGAGGGCGGGAGCATCTATGACTTCCTGCGACTGACCAGTTCGCAACTAGCCTTGCGGCAGCGCTCGCCGAAACTGAGTTGGCTCCAGCGAATTCGTCGCGGGGCGGAGCAGGCCAACGACCGCCTGCACGCGCGCAGCAACGTCCACCACCACTATGATCTGACGGTCGACTTCTATCGCCTGTTTCTGGACGAGGACCTGCAATACTCCTGCGCCTTCTTCGAGACGCCGGACGCCACTCTGGAAGAGGCGCAGGCGGCCAAGAAGCGCCGCCTGATCGACAAGCTGTTGCTGGAGCCGGGCCATGCCGCCCTGGACATCGGCGCCGGATGGGGCGGGCTGGGCCTGTCGATGGTCGAGCGCGGCGCGCGCGTGACGGGCGTCACCTTGTCCACCGAACAGCACCGCACGGCCAATGAGCGGGCGGCGGCCCTGGGCGTCGCCGATCGGGCCGATTTCCGCCTTCAAGACTATCGCGACCTCGACCAGACCTTCGATCGCATCATCTCGGTCGGCATGTTCGAGCACGTCGGGGCGCCGAACTATCAGGAGTATTTCGACACCGTCGCCCGCCTGCTGGACGACGACGGGGTGGCGGTGATCCACGCCATCGGCCGCAACTCGCCGCCCAACCGCACCCAGCCGTGGATTCGCAAATACATCTTCCCCGGCGGCTATATCCCGGCCCTGTCCGAGGTGCTGCCCGCCATCGAGCAGGCGGGCCTGTGGGTCACGGATATGGAGATCCTGCGCCTGCACTACGCCGAGACGCTGCTGCATTGGCGCGAGCGGTTCCTGGCCCGGCGCGGCGAGGCCCTGGCCATGTATGACGAGCGCTTTTGCCGGATGTGGGAGTTCTACCTGGCCTGCAGCGAAGTCGCCTTCCGCGAACTGGGCCACATGGTGTTCCAGCTGCAGCTGTCCAAGAAGCAGACGGCCGTGCCGCTGAGCCGGGATTATCTGTGCGGGTAG
- the purS gene encoding phosphoribosylformylglycinamidine synthase subunit PurS, which produces MAKVKVHVFLKPGVLDVQGKAVEGALQGLGWSGVANARVGKLIEFDLDDAVADKEAEVKRMCDTLLANTVIESYRIEIA; this is translated from the coding sequence ATGGCCAAGGTTAAAGTTCACGTCTTCCTCAAGCCCGGCGTTCTGGACGTGCAGGGCAAGGCCGTCGAAGGCGCCCTGCAGGGTCTGGGCTGGAGCGGCGTCGCCAACGCCCGCGTCGGCAAGCTGATCGAGTTCGACCTCGACGACGCCGTCGCCGACAAGGAGGCCGAGGTGAAGCGCATGTGCGACACCCTGCTGGCCAACACGGTCATCGAAAGCTACCGGATCGAAATCGCCTGA
- the purC gene encoding phosphoribosylaminoimidazolesuccinocarboxamide synthase, whose protein sequence is MNTKRKKLYEGKAKILYEGPEPGTLIQYFKDDATAFNAQKKATLEGKGVINNRISEFIMSRLNSIGVTNHFIKRLNLREQLIREVEIIPLEVVCRNVVAGSLAQRLGQEEGTPLPRSIIEFYYKKDELNDPMVTEEHITAFNWASTQELDDILAMTVRVNDYLCGMFGAVGITLVDFKIEFGRVWENDFSRVILADEISPDSCRLWDTTTGEKLDKDRFRRDMGDVIESYTEVARRLGIMKDMPTVIQGGLH, encoded by the coding sequence ATGAACACCAAGCGCAAGAAGCTCTACGAGGGCAAGGCCAAGATCCTGTACGAGGGACCTGAGCCCGGCACGCTGATCCAATACTTCAAGGACGACGCGACCGCCTTCAACGCCCAGAAGAAGGCGACGCTTGAGGGCAAGGGCGTCATCAACAACCGCATCAGCGAATTCATCATGTCGCGCCTGAACTCGATCGGCGTGACCAACCACTTCATCAAGCGCCTGAACCTGCGCGAGCAGCTGATCCGCGAAGTCGAGATCATTCCGCTGGAAGTGGTCTGCCGCAACGTCGTCGCCGGCTCTCTGGCCCAGCGCCTGGGTCAGGAAGAGGGCACGCCCCTGCCCCGTTCGATCATCGAGTTCTACTACAAGAAAGATGAGCTGAACGACCCGATGGTGACCGAAGAGCACATCACGGCGTTCAACTGGGCCTCGACCCAGGAGCTGGACGACATTCTGGCCATGACGGTGCGGGTGAACGACTATCTGTGCGGCATGTTCGGCGCCGTCGGCATCACCCTGGTGGACTTCAAGATCGAGTTCGGCCGCGTGTGGGAGAACGACTTCAGCCGCGTCATCCTGGCCGACGAGATCAGCCCCGACTCGTGCCGCCTGTGGGATACCACCACGGGCGAGAAGCTGGACAAGGACCGCTTCCGCCGCGACATGGGCGACGTCATCGAAAGCTACACCGAGGTGGCCCGCCGCCTCGGCATCATGAAGGACATGCCGACCGTGATTCAGGGAGGGCTGCATTAA
- a CDS encoding DUF1476 domain-containing protein, translated as MTTFDDREQAFEAKYALDQEQEFKAIARRNKMLGLWAAEKMGLSPESAEQYAAAVVRADFEQPGEEDVFRKVAGDFKGSGLTVSEGELRSKMDELASIAREQIRAGE; from the coding sequence ATGACGACCTTCGACGATCGGGAACAGGCCTTCGAGGCCAAATACGCCCTCGATCAGGAACAGGAATTCAAGGCCATCGCGCGTCGCAACAAGATGCTGGGCCTGTGGGCGGCCGAGAAGATGGGCCTGTCGCCGGAAAGCGCCGAGCAATACGCCGCCGCCGTGGTCCGCGCGGACTTCGAGCAGCCGGGCGAGGAAGACGTCTTCCGCAAGGTCGCCGGCGACTTCAAGGGCTCGGGCCTGACCGTCTCCGAGGGCGAGCTGCGCTCCAAGATGGACGAACTGGCCTCGATCGCCCGCGAACAGATCCGCGCCGGCGAATAA
- a CDS encoding fasciclin domain-containing protein, whose product MMTHRTAALAAVSSFALLALAACGQNEAKQEPAPVEVAPPPMTSAATEPMAGGAAMNPSDNLVANASKAPNLTTLVSAIQAAGLAERLQGPGPFTVFAPDNAAFEKIPAATREGLMQPAQKAALTKILTYHVVPGRLTAADLAAQAQANGGTATLTTVQGEKLTAKDMGGGKWELTDAKGGKAMVTQADMAQSNGVVHVIDTVLMPK is encoded by the coding sequence ATGATGACCCATCGCACCGCCGCGCTCGCGGCCGTTTCGAGCTTCGCCCTGCTGGCGCTGGCCGCCTGCGGCCAGAACGAAGCCAAGCAGGAGCCAGCCCCCGTCGAGGTGGCGCCGCCGCCCATGACCTCCGCCGCAACCGAGCCGATGGCCGGCGGCGCAGCGATGAACCCGTCAGACAATCTGGTCGCCAACGCCTCCAAGGCGCCGAACCTGACCACCCTGGTCAGCGCGATCCAGGCCGCCGGTCTGGCCGAGCGCCTGCAGGGTCCCGGCCCCTTCACTGTCTTCGCCCCCGACAACGCCGCCTTCGAGAAGATTCCCGCCGCGACGCGCGAGGGTCTGATGCAGCCGGCGCAGAAGGCCGCCCTGACCAAGATTCTGACCTACCACGTCGTGCCCGGCCGCCTGACCGCCGCGGACCTCGCCGCCCAGGCTCAAGCCAACGGCGGGACGGCCACCCTGACCACCGTTCAGGGCGAGAAGCTGACGGCCAAGGACATGGGCGGCGGCAAGTGGGAGCTGACCGACGCCAAGGGCGGCAAGGCCATGGTCACCCAGGCCGACATGGCTCAGTCCAACGGCGTGGTGCATGTCATCGACACGGTGCTGATGCCGAAATAA
- a CDS encoding DNA-deoxyinosine glycosylase — MSTARRVGFAPVVDERTCVLILGSLPGDASLSAGQYYAHPRNAFWRLMEALLGAPLAALPYPARLEALLAHGVGLWDVIASAERRGSLDAAIRNPEAADLIDLTARLPALHAVAFNGGTAARAGRRILEGATTAALLDLPSSSPAHARPFEKKLAQWSTLSPYLAAGRT, encoded by the coding sequence GTGAGCACGGCCCGCCGGGTCGGCTTTGCGCCCGTCGTTGACGAGCGCACATGCGTCCTGATCCTCGGCAGCCTGCCGGGCGACGCCTCGCTGAGCGCGGGTCAATACTACGCTCACCCGCGCAACGCCTTCTGGCGGCTGATGGAGGCCTTGCTCGGCGCGCCGCTGGCCGCCCTGCCCTACCCGGCGCGGCTGGAGGCGCTCCTGGCGCATGGCGTCGGCCTATGGGACGTGATCGCCTCGGCCGAGCGTCGCGGCAGTCTGGACGCCGCCATCCGCAATCCCGAAGCCGCCGATCTGATCGACTTGACGGCGCGTCTTCCGGCCTTGCACGCGGTCGCCTTCAATGGCGGAACGGCGGCGCGCGCGGGGCGGCGCATCCTGGAGGGCGCGACCACAGCCGCCCTGCTCGACCTGCCGTCATCCAGCCCCGCCCACGCGCGGCCCTTCGAGAAAAAACTGGCGCAGTGGTCCACTTTGAGCCCTTATCTGGCCGCTGGGCGCACATGA